The sequence tattataagATTTAATAACATCTTCTGCACTCAAAAGAACACGGTCCCtcgatttattaaataaattaatagaaactgatttttatatttattttataaataaaaacaaattatCTTATCAACTGCACAGCCCATTCCCCTTCAAAAACACCCTCAATAACGCACTGGATTCTTTGACTGTGGCTAAATGGAGTCCAATCTCTTTTCTCTTTGGATGTTTCGAAGAAAAAGACCCAACTACAAATTTCTACAAATTTTCCTTCCCTCTGTTTTTCCGCCTTGGGCGTGTGAAGAAAGGTTTGAAGATGCCTCTTTTGTACTGTTGGGTAGCTTGACTAATTTCTTAGCGTCCCCTTTACCGGGCCGGCTGTGCTGTGATCTATTTTATTCGCTCTGTTGCCTTTCATTTCCACAACAACTCACCGTTCATTTGGCATACTGCAATCAAATCCTATTAGCCCGTCTCTTTCcctttatatttattaattaccgTTTGTTAGCGTTTGAAGTGGAATTAAtggcatcttcatcatcatcttacCAGCAAAATCATGAATTAAATGCTTTCTCTGGATTTGAACCTCCCGGCAATAGAAGGAAGGTTTCTGAATCTGCAATATTGTATGATGTTTTCATTAACCACAGAGGCCCAGATGTCAAACAAACTTTGGCTGCTCGGCTTTACAACTCCTTTGAGCAGTTGGGAATACGGGCGTTTCTTGATTCCAAGGAGAAGGAACTAGGAAACTCGTTTCCTTCTATTATTGAGACAGCCATCTGCTCTGCTAAGGTACACATAGCCATCTTTTCCAAAACATATGCAGAGTCACCTTGGTGTTTAGCTGAGCTGGTTCTCATGTTAAAAAGTACCGCCAAAATTACCCCCCTGTTCTATCAAGTGAAACCTTTTGATCTCCGGTACATAGAAGGGGGAGCATATGCTGAAGCATTCAATAAATATAGAGAGAAGAGCAGATACCTTGAGAAGCTTAGCGAGTGGAAGGAAGCCCTTCAGTCTCTTTCACTTATAGACGGTGAAGAATTTTACAGGTAATATTTCTGAAATTTTGTAATTGCATGTTATATAATTCCTTCAAATCTGATTTAACATTTCCCTTACGAAATCTTTCTTTTAATTTACATGTTCCAGTGATAGGGATTACCGAGAGATAGTAGCAGCTGCGCAGAAAGATGTGCAAAGAAAAACACCTTTACATGTTGCTGAATATCCAGTGGGACTTAACAATCTTGTGGATGATTTTCGAAGGCGATGCCTTGATGAACTTGTACAAGATATTGATATTCAGTGCGGGCAGGAAGAAAGGAAGCATAAGGCTAAGGTAATTGGTATTTTTGGCATGAGGGGAGTGAGTAAAACAACTCtcgccaaagaattctttaaccaAAAAATCTCGTATTATCAACAAGCGTGCTTTTTGTTTGATGTGCGAGAAGCGTCTGCAAAAGGCCAATTACATCACTTGCAACTTAAGCTTCTAAAAGATCTCTTTGATGATCGTTTTCTCAATTTTACAACTACAGAGGAGGGAACTACCTATCTCAAAGATCGTCTAAGAAGGAGCCCCCTTTTAAGCGTACTAATTGTTGTGGATAACATCGATCATGTGGAGCAGTTACATGCTCTACTGTCATGGATATCCTTAAAAAATCTGGTAGTAGTCTGGTTATTGTCACAACCCGTGACGTTGGTGTGCTTATAACCGCAGGGATTACTGTTGGTTATAATTTAAAAGGAATGGGTAGAAGTCATGCCAGAGAACTCTTTTGTTGGCACGCCTTCGACCAAGCTCATCCGTGCAATGGGTATGAGGAGCTGAGTGACGACTTTGTAAACGCCTGTGGAGGCTTACCTTTGTCGCTTCAGGTTCTGGGCAGACACGTCCGTGGCAGAAATCACAGTTATTGGAGCTCAGAATTGACTAAAGGTGAAAAGATGCTGCATTGGGACGTAAAGCAAAGGCTGAGAATAA is a genomic window of Cryptomeria japonica chromosome 7, Sugi_1.0, whole genome shotgun sequence containing:
- the LOC131856366 gene encoding disease resistance protein RML1B-like, with amino-acid sequence MASSSSSYQQNHELNAFSGFEPPGNRRKVSESAILYDVFINHRGPDVKQTLAARLYNSFEQLGIRAFLDSKEKELGNSFPSIIETAICSAKVHIAIFSKTYAESPWCLAELVLMLKSTAKITPLFYQVKPFDLRYIEGGAYAEAFNKYREKSRYLEKLSEWKEALQSLSLIDGEEFYSDRDYREIVAAAQKDVQRKTPLHVAEYPVGLNNLVDDFRRRCLDELVQDIDIQCGQEERKHKAKVIVTCSTVMDILKKSGSSLVIVTTRDVGVLITAGITVGYNLKGMGRSHARELFCWHAFDQAHPCNGYEELSDDFVNACGGLPLSLQVLGRHVRGRNHSYWSSELTKGEKMLHWDVKQRLRISFDSLDNEEKQEQ